A genomic region of uncultured Roseibium sp. contains the following coding sequences:
- a CDS encoding acyl carrier protein — MSDIADRVKKIVVEHLGVDADKVVEGASFIDDLGADSLDTVELVMAFEEEFGVEIPDTAAETILTVGDAVKFLEANK; from the coding sequence ATGAGCGATATCGCGGATCGGGTGAAGAAAATTGTTGTTGAACACCTCGGTGTTGACGCCGACAAGGTTGTGGAAGGCGCAAGCTTCATCGATGATCTTGGCGCTGACAGCCTCGACACCGTCGAGCTGGTCATGGCATTTGAAGAAGAGTTCGGTGTTGAGATTCCCGACACGGCTGCCGAGACGATCCTGACTGTCGGTGACGCGGTCAAGTTTCTGGAAGCAAACAAGTAA
- the mltG gene encoding endolytic transglycosylase MltG has translation MRIKPKSPREALQPEPAPAPPQRSRHVRNPLVILSNLIITLAVFGLAAVGGALYFGKTKFEQPGPLAEDATVVIASGSGLSGITNRLAGSGVIGDSVFDEWVFNLGIRFYKNATDLKAGEYAFAPGVSMHEIMTDLVQGNAVTHSVTIPEGWTTAQILERVREHPILVGEITDVPAEGDLLPQTYTFARGTSRQEVLGQMKEAQEKLLAEIWERRTNDLPVATPEELVVLASIVEKETALADERPRVAGVFVNRLNKNMRLQSDPTILYGLYGGEAWLKDRSAIKQSEINAQNQYNTYQIDGLPPGPIGNPGRAAMEAVANPSRTQDLFFVADGTGGHVFSETYEQHQENVRKWRQIERQRRQGEQQQNTEPATSN, from the coding sequence ATGCGCATAAAGCCGAAAAGCCCCCGCGAAGCGTTGCAGCCAGAACCTGCGCCGGCACCGCCCCAGCGTTCCAGGCACGTGCGCAATCCCCTTGTGATCCTGAGCAATCTGATTATCACGCTCGCGGTATTCGGCCTTGCCGCTGTCGGCGGAGCGCTTTACTTCGGCAAGACAAAATTTGAGCAACCCGGCCCCTTGGCCGAGGACGCCACGGTGGTGATCGCGTCGGGATCGGGTCTTTCCGGCATCACCAACAGACTTGCCGGAAGCGGTGTCATCGGCGACAGCGTTTTTGACGAGTGGGTCTTCAATCTCGGGATCCGGTTCTACAAGAACGCAACGGATCTGAAGGCGGGCGAATATGCATTCGCGCCCGGCGTGTCGATGCACGAGATCATGACCGATCTGGTACAGGGCAACGCCGTGACGCATTCCGTCACGATCCCAGAAGGCTGGACGACCGCACAGATATTGGAGCGTGTGCGCGAGCACCCGATCCTCGTTGGCGAGATAACGGATGTCCCTGCAGAAGGGGACCTGTTGCCGCAGACCTACACCTTTGCGCGCGGTACGTCGCGGCAGGAAGTTCTCGGCCAGATGAAGGAGGCGCAGGAGAAGCTTCTCGCTGAAATCTGGGAACGGCGCACGAATGATCTGCCGGTTGCCACGCCCGAGGAACTTGTGGTTCTCGCATCGATCGTTGAGAAGGAAACCGCGCTTGCCGATGAACGTCCCAGGGTCGCCGGCGTGTTCGTCAATCGACTGAACAAGAACATGCGCCTGCAATCCGATCCGACGATCCTGTACGGACTTTATGGCGGTGAGGCCTGGCTGAAAGACCGGTCAGCCATCAAACAATCCGAAATCAACGCCCAGAACCAGTACAATACCTACCAGATCGACGGGCTTCCACCCGGTCCGATCGGTAATCCGGGCAGAGCGGCGATGGAAGCCGTCGCGAACCCGTCCCGGACCCAGGACCTGTTCTTTGTTGCCGATGGCACGGGCGGTCACGTATTCTCCGAGACGTATGAGCAGCATCAGGAAAACGTTCGCAAGTGGCGGCAGATAGAACGGCAGCGCCGCCAGGGCGAGCAACAGCAGAACACGGAGCCTGCGACGTCCAACTAG
- a CDS encoding YicC/YloC family endoribonuclease yields the protein MALASMTGFARSIGESGPVRWTWELRSVNGKSLDLRIRIPAGLEALEPQIRERCSKVLRRGNVSIGLAMHRDQSEQLLQVNESALEAVLSTIDLLKDRVPDLAPPSLDGILSQKGVFELKEPEDDEETQAALHRALLTTLDAALIDLVDMRHTEGQAISDVVRAQFDKISQLTQAAEDLPARHPDAIKERLRKQVADLMEASDGQFDPQRLHQEAVFLATKADIREELDRLHAHVSAARDLMGTGGAIGRRLDFLAQEFNREANTLCSKSNDVDLTAIGLDLKAVIDQMREQIQNLE from the coding sequence ATGGCGTTAGCCAGCATGACGGGGTTTGCACGCTCGATCGGGGAATCCGGGCCGGTCCGCTGGACCTGGGAGCTCAGGTCGGTGAACGGAAAGTCCCTGGACCTGCGGATACGCATCCCGGCCGGGCTGGAAGCCCTGGAACCTCAGATCCGGGAACGCTGCAGCAAGGTGCTGAGGCGCGGCAACGTCTCCATCGGCCTCGCCATGCATCGCGACCAGTCGGAACAGCTTCTCCAGGTAAACGAAAGCGCGCTTGAGGCTGTCCTGTCGACCATTGATCTTCTGAAAGACCGGGTTCCGGATCTCGCTCCGCCCTCGCTCGACGGCATCCTGTCCCAAAAAGGCGTCTTCGAACTGAAGGAGCCTGAAGACGACGAGGAGACGCAGGCGGCATTACACAGGGCTCTGTTGACCACGCTAGACGCCGCGTTGATCGATCTTGTGGACATGCGTCACACGGAGGGGCAGGCCATCAGCGATGTTGTCCGCGCGCAGTTCGACAAGATATCGCAGCTCACCCAGGCGGCTGAAGATCTTCCCGCAAGGCACCCGGACGCCATCAAGGAACGGCTCCGCAAACAGGTCGCGGACCTGATGGAAGCCTCCGACGGCCAGTTCGACCCGCAGCGCCTGCACCAGGAAGCGGTGTTTCTCGCGACCAAGGCGGATATCCGGGAAGAACTCGACCGGTTGCACGCTCACGTGTCAGCGGCGCGGGACCTGATGGGAACAGGTGGCGCCATCGGGCGGCGCCTTGACTTTCTTGCGCAGGAATTCAATCGGGAAGCCAATACACTGTGCTCGAAGTCCAATGATGTGGATCTGACGGCAATCGGGCTGGACCTCAAGGCCGTCATCGATCAGATGCGAGAGCAGATACAGAACCTGGAGTGA
- a CDS encoding P-loop NTPase fold protein — MTRASEGFDRKVLEGWLNERSVDVTLVIAARSAQRVAPMLAGLFNNKLEAPDSILLPLFRAMALPLAAARYPARSNEMWAATSTAATRAAAASGAFATADAARAAADAATAAAVSADAFAAFATAADDAFAAFAAVATAANSASADAAATAAAAAATASTATVSALKADRDNIESTVSSFGLAETPLWPENQIPDEVYKEWENLKSRLLSLGRDWEVWTEWYEDCLSGRPAQSAALEVARVTLLEPLWEMGVARVNSTIRELMDLAEEGGDEAVDRRMEALRREFSVDGEVPGQSSDQQASEPARDTQATVPAARNVWLLQYNPDQWSPTGAFQKGETLWWKTRKALPRDLESGDVVIYWRTKKTGGVVGTGTVLSNELSPKDEDGWSGFQTEVIEFDESRLVARTEAIEATGIDRKYWQGAVLGLPEDQAVRLNEFLVSRGWQPFLNDAPDPVLDALASIDDVARQRITGEISMRRDDAERDHDALGRAPLAMALAWALHEIWCDVQGLGEGSDRRSQEEAPGFVAHVDAPWGGGKTSFANLIARTLHPGLDDTVPEFLQKRYPDRTDMSGLFLAAAHEKGGLVEDERAKFDRTARRPWIIVPYNAWLNQHVDPPWWSFYQTIRKVCFRAIREEGCPEVVQKGDGSYRNRQENWLDRRVRWCGMWGRELLWRLTTPKVVIQLVIAFASFFVGYVLYQFGIVAASSDKAVVATTSGIGVVLALITGSGSFVVAAVTVLADALAPGRNALGERVALGSTDPLRRFRRHFARMMQAVERPVLVIIDDIDRCEPKFVVEMTRGLQTILKSPRVVYLLLGDRNWIEQAFEVCHEDMNKIDVGAEHTFGGRFVEKAIQLSFILPSISGKKEDYVREVLTGRRSGSDGGAAAQPAGGQSAAAGANGTSGPNAPAGGTVEDGGQPEARSNETNGEFPAEVSPDALLRVRREMSQARTAQEISAVGAEQSRTVGGDRALKRAVREEAVLRRAAQREEVEEAIRHWLQPLARFLPGNPRHIKRIINAVFMYQNSLLLTEEDYDEADFGGEQWRQLVIGVVLMVGYPNSWSILSRHPEWVEPLSTGSETLPEAGSPDKDTLEAFRKLQRNTHFVELLSKTELRNSDGEVQETRFTEETVRWLNDLIPLNAH, encoded by the coding sequence ATCCAGCCCGTAGTAATGAAATGTGGGCTGCCACCTCCACCGCAGCCACCAGAGCCGCCGCCGCCAGCGGCGCCTTCGCCACCGCTGACGCCGCCAGAGCTGCCGCCGACGCTGCCACCGCCGCCGCAGTCAGCGCTGATGCCTTCGCCGCCTTTGCAACTGCAGCTGACGACGCTTTCGCTGCCTTCGCCGCCGTCGCCACCGCCGCCAACAGCGCTTCCGCCGACGCCGCCGCCACCGCCGCCGCCGCCGCGGCCACCGCCAGTACGGCCACCGTGTCAGCTCTTAAAGCAGATCGCGACAATATTGAATCCACTGTTAGCTCCTTTGGCCTGGCTGAAACGCCGCTTTGGCCGGAGAATCAAATCCCCGACGAAGTTTACAAGGAGTGGGAAAACCTGAAATCTCGGCTCCTGTCCCTTGGACGGGACTGGGAAGTCTGGACCGAATGGTACGAAGATTGCCTTTCTGGCCGCCCAGCCCAAAGCGCGGCGCTGGAGGTTGCCCGCGTGACCTTGCTCGAGCCTCTCTGGGAAATGGGAGTGGCCAGGGTCAATTCCACGATCAGGGAGCTTATGGATCTTGCCGAGGAGGGCGGCGATGAGGCCGTGGACCGGCGCATGGAGGCGTTGCGGCGGGAGTTTTCGGTTGATGGCGAAGTTCCCGGGCAAAGTTCCGACCAACAGGCATCGGAGCCAGCCAGGGACACGCAGGCAACCGTTCCCGCAGCCCGAAATGTCTGGCTGTTGCAGTACAACCCGGATCAGTGGTCGCCAACGGGAGCCTTTCAGAAAGGCGAAACGCTCTGGTGGAAAACCAGGAAGGCGCTGCCGCGTGATCTCGAGTCGGGCGATGTGGTCATCTATTGGCGGACAAAGAAAACAGGTGGCGTCGTCGGCACGGGAACGGTGCTCTCGAACGAACTGAGCCCCAAGGATGAAGACGGCTGGAGCGGCTTCCAGACAGAAGTTATCGAGTTCGACGAATCCAGACTTGTCGCTCGCACGGAAGCGATTGAAGCCACGGGTATCGACCGCAAATACTGGCAGGGCGCCGTTTTGGGCCTGCCGGAGGATCAGGCCGTCCGGCTAAACGAATTTCTTGTGTCCAGGGGCTGGCAGCCGTTCCTGAATGACGCGCCCGATCCCGTTCTGGACGCGCTTGCCAGCATTGATGATGTGGCCCGGCAGCGCATCACGGGTGAAATCAGCATGCGCCGCGACGATGCGGAGCGGGATCACGATGCGCTTGGGCGCGCGCCGCTTGCCATGGCTCTGGCCTGGGCGCTGCACGAGATCTGGTGCGATGTGCAGGGATTGGGAGAGGGTTCAGATCGGCGTTCGCAGGAAGAAGCGCCGGGTTTCGTTGCGCATGTTGACGCGCCCTGGGGAGGAGGCAAGACGAGTTTCGCCAACCTGATTGCCCGGACCCTCCATCCCGGTCTCGACGACACGGTTCCGGAGTTCCTGCAAAAACGCTATCCGGACCGCACCGACATGAGCGGGCTGTTTCTGGCGGCGGCGCATGAAAAGGGCGGCCTCGTTGAAGATGAGCGGGCAAAATTTGATCGCACGGCGCGCCGTCCCTGGATCATCGTTCCCTACAACGCCTGGCTCAACCAGCATGTCGATCCGCCCTGGTGGAGCTTTTACCAGACGATCCGCAAGGTCTGTTTCCGCGCAATCCGCGAAGAGGGTTGCCCCGAGGTTGTTCAGAAGGGCGACGGCAGCTACAGGAACAGGCAGGAAAACTGGCTGGATCGGAGGGTGCGTTGGTGCGGCATGTGGGGCCGGGAGCTCCTGTGGCGGCTGACAACGCCAAAAGTGGTCATTCAGCTCGTCATCGCTTTTGCGTCTTTTTTCGTCGGTTATGTGCTCTATCAGTTCGGCATCGTGGCGGCCAGTTCCGACAAGGCAGTCGTCGCGACCACCTCCGGCATAGGAGTGGTGCTGGCGCTGATCACCGGGTCCGGATCCTTTGTCGTGGCGGCGGTCACCGTATTGGCCGATGCGCTTGCGCCGGGCCGAAATGCCCTCGGCGAGAGAGTGGCGCTCGGGTCAACGGACCCGCTCAGGCGTTTCCGGCGGCACTTCGCAAGAATGATGCAGGCCGTGGAACGGCCCGTTCTCGTGATTATCGACGATATCGACCGCTGCGAACCCAAATTCGTTGTCGAGATGACCCGTGGTCTGCAGACGATCCTCAAGAGCCCGCGGGTTGTCTATCTGCTCCTCGGTGACCGAAACTGGATCGAACAGGCCTTCGAGGTCTGCCACGAGGACATGAACAAGATCGATGTCGGCGCGGAGCATACGTTCGGCGGTCGATTTGTAGAAAAGGCCATTCAGCTCTCCTTCATTCTGCCCAGCATATCCGGAAAGAAGGAGGACTATGTCCGCGAAGTCCTGACCGGCCGGAGGTCCGGATCTGACGGTGGCGCGGCAGCGCAGCCGGCGGGAGGTCAAAGCGCTGCGGCGGGAGCAAACGGCACGTCCGGACCGAACGCACCAGCGGGCGGAACCGTTGAAGACGGAGGCCAACCGGAGGCCCGGAGCAATGAGACGAATGGGGAATTTCCTGCAGAAGTGTCACCGGACGCGTTGCTCAGGGTCCGCCGCGAGATGTCCCAGGCCCGGACCGCGCAGGAGATCTCTGCGGTGGGTGCCGAGCAAAGCAGGACGGTTGGGGGAGACCGCGCCCTGAAAAGAGCGGTGCGCGAGGAAGCGGTGCTGCGCCGTGCCGCGCAACGGGAGGAGGTCGAGGAAGCCATCCGCCACTGGCTTCAGCCATTGGCACGGTTTCTCCCCGGCAACCCGCGCCACATCAAGCGGATCATAAATGCCGTCTTCATGTATCAGAACAGCCTGCTGCTGACCGAAGAAGACTACGACGAAGCGGATTTCGGCGGAGAGCAATGGCGTCAGCTTGTCATCGGTGTTGTCTTGATGGTCGGCTATCCGAACTCATGGTCGATCCTGAGCCGGCACCCGGAATGGGTCGAACCGCTATCCACCGGATCGGAAACCCTGCCGGAAGCGGGGTCACCGGACAAGGACACTCTGGAAGCGTTCAGAAAGCTTCAGCGGAACACACACTTTGTGGAACTCCTGAGCAAGACCGAGCTTCGCAATTCGGATGGAGAGGTCCAGGAGACACGCTTTACCGAAGAGACTGTCCGCTGGTTGAACGACCTGATCCCGCTGAATGCGCACTAG
- the fabG gene encoding 3-oxoacyl-[acyl-carrier-protein] reductase, producing the protein MFSLEGKNALVTGATGGIGEAIARMLHAQGASVSLSGTRAEKLEALASELGERAFVTPANLSDREAVDALLPAAEEKMGSVDILVNNAGITRDNIFMRMKDEEWDQVLEVNLSSGFRLCRAAIKGMMKRRSGRIIGITSVVGVTGNPGQVNYAAAKAGMIGMYKSLAREVASRNITVNAVAPGFIETAMTDALNDKQKESILASVPAGRLGTSAEIASAVLYLASEEAAYVTGQTLHVNGGMAMI; encoded by the coding sequence ATGTTCAGCTTGGAAGGCAAGAACGCGCTCGTCACGGGCGCAACGGGTGGTATCGGTGAAGCGATTGCCCGCATGTTGCACGCACAAGGGGCATCCGTCTCTCTTTCGGGCACACGCGCTGAAAAGCTGGAAGCACTGGCGTCCGAGCTGGGTGAACGGGCATTCGTCACACCGGCCAACCTGTCGGATCGTGAGGCCGTCGACGCCCTGTTGCCGGCAGCCGAAGAGAAAATGGGGTCCGTCGACATTCTGGTGAACAATGCCGGCATCACGCGCGACAACATCTTCATGCGCATGAAGGACGAGGAGTGGGATCAGGTGCTCGAGGTCAACCTGAGCTCCGGTTTCCGCCTTTGCCGGGCCGCCATCAAGGGCATGATGAAACGCCGTTCCGGCCGCATTATCGGCATCACCTCGGTGGTCGGCGTGACCGGAAATCCCGGTCAGGTCAACTATGCCGCGGCAAAGGCGGGCATGATCGGCATGTACAAGTCGCTTGCGCGCGAGGTGGCGAGCCGGAACATAACGGTCAATGCCGTGGCGCCTGGTTTCATTGAAACGGCCATGACCGACGCGCTCAACGACAAGCAAAAAGAATCAATTCTGGCGAGCGTTCCGGCTGGGCGATTGGGTACGTCTGCCGAGATTGCTTCTGCCGTCCTTTATCTGGCGAGCGAAGAAGCCGCGTACGTGACGGGACAGACTCTTCACGTCAATGGCGGCATGGCCATGATTTAA
- the fabF gene encoding beta-ketoacyl-ACP synthase II, whose amino-acid sequence MRRVVVTGLGMVTPLGGNVDATWKGILEGKSGANKVTNFKVDDLACQIAAQIPRDPGEEGAFNPDDWMDVKEQRKVDDFIVYAMAAADQAMADSGFKAETYEQQARSGVLIGSGIGGLQGIEQGAHLLAEKGPRRVSPFFIPGRLINLAGGYVSIRHSLKGPNHAVVTACSTGAHAIGDASRLIAFGDADVMVAGGAESPVCRLAIAGFAACRALSTGFNDTPEKGSRPYDVDRDGFVMGEGAGVVVLEEYEHAVKRGATIYAEVIGYGLSGDAYHITAPSSDGDGAYRCMEAALKRAGITPADIDYVNAHGTSTPLGDEIELGAVTRLAGENASGLTMSSTKSSIGHLLGAAGAVEAIFSILAIRDGMAPPTINLDNPSVETEIDLVPHAPKKLDINVALSNSFGFGGTNASLVFRKVAA is encoded by the coding sequence ATGAGGCGAGTTGTCGTAACTGGGTTGGGCATGGTGACGCCGCTTGGCGGTAACGTCGATGCCACTTGGAAAGGGATCCTCGAAGGAAAGAGCGGGGCCAACAAGGTCACGAATTTCAAGGTTGACGATCTGGCTTGCCAGATTGCCGCCCAGATCCCCCGCGACCCTGGCGAGGAAGGGGCGTTCAATCCGGATGACTGGATGGACGTCAAGGAACAGCGCAAGGTCGACGACTTCATCGTCTACGCAATGGCTGCCGCCGATCAGGCGATGGCGGATTCCGGCTTCAAGGCCGAAACCTACGAACAGCAGGCGCGCTCCGGTGTCCTGATCGGTTCCGGCATCGGCGGCTTGCAGGGCATCGAGCAGGGCGCGCACCTGCTCGCCGAGAAAGGCCCGCGCCGCGTCAGTCCCTTCTTCATTCCCGGCCGCCTGATCAACCTTGCCGGCGGTTACGTGTCCATCAGGCACAGCCTGAAGGGTCCGAACCATGCCGTCGTGACAGCCTGCTCGACGGGCGCGCATGCGATCGGCGATGCGTCGCGGCTGATCGCCTTCGGCGACGCGGACGTGATGGTTGCCGGTGGCGCGGAGTCGCCGGTCTGCCGTCTGGCGATTGCCGGATTTGCCGCGTGCAGGGCCCTGTCGACCGGATTCAACGATACGCCCGAAAAGGGGTCTCGCCCGTATGACGTCGACCGCGACGGGTTCGTCATGGGGGAAGGCGCCGGCGTTGTGGTTCTGGAAGAATACGAACATGCCGTGAAACGGGGCGCCACGATCTATGCCGAAGTGATCGGATATGGTCTTTCCGGCGATGCCTATCACATCACGGCGCCGTCTTCCGATGGCGACGGTGCCTACAGGTGCATGGAAGCCGCATTGAAGCGCGCCGGCATCACGCCCGCGGACATTGACTATGTCAACGCGCACGGAACCTCCACGCCTCTTGGCGATGAAATCGAGCTCGGCGCCGTGACCAGGCTGGCCGGCGAAAACGCATCCGGCCTGACGATGTCGTCGACCAAGTCGTCGATCGGGCACTTGCTTGGCGCTGCCGGGGCTGTCGAGGCGATCTTCTCGATCCTGGCGATCCGGGACGGCATGGCACCGCCGACGATCAATCTCGACAATCCGTCCGTGGAAACGGAAATCGATCTGGTGCCGCATGCGCCGAAGAAACTGGACATCAATGTGGCCTTGTCGAACTCATTCGGCTTTGGCGGGACGAACGCATCGCTTGTCTTCCGTAAAGTTGCCGCATAA
- the rsmA gene encoding 16S rRNA (adenine(1518)-N(6)/adenine(1519)-N(6))-dimethyltransferase RsmA — MAQIDDLPPLRDVIAAHGLNAKKSLGQNFLLDLNLTSRIARSAGDLTEATVLEIGPGPGGLTRALLAAGAKKVVAIEKDARCLPALAEIAGRYPGRLEVIEGDALQLDPVSLTGDGVVRIAANLPYNVGTQLLLNWITTPQWPPFWSSLTLMFQKEVAERITAEPGTKAFGRLGVLAGWRCHRGILFDISPKAFTPPPKVTSAVVHLTPRADPLPCDLKCLERITAAAFGQRRKMLRASLKPLSRDAERLIEAADIKPTVRAEEIDIEGFVRLANTFPQSPAV; from the coding sequence ATGGCCCAGATCGATGACCTGCCCCCGCTGCGCGACGTGATCGCGGCACATGGACTGAACGCCAAGAAATCGCTTGGCCAGAACTTTCTGCTCGATCTCAACCTCACATCGCGCATCGCCCGTTCGGCCGGAGATCTGACGGAAGCGACGGTGCTGGAAATCGGACCGGGCCCGGGCGGGCTCACGCGGGCCTTGCTGGCCGCCGGTGCCAAAAAGGTCGTTGCAATCGAGAAGGACGCGAGGTGCCTGCCCGCGTTGGCCGAGATCGCCGGCCGTTATCCGGGCCGCCTTGAGGTGATCGAAGGCGATGCGCTTCAACTGGACCCGGTTTCGCTGACCGGGGACGGCGTTGTGAGGATCGCCGCCAACCTTCCCTACAATGTCGGGACACAGCTGCTTCTGAACTGGATCACGACACCGCAATGGCCGCCGTTTTGGTCCTCCCTGACGCTGATGTTCCAGAAGGAAGTCGCCGAGCGCATAACCGCGGAGCCCGGGACGAAGGCTTTCGGACGCCTTGGTGTGCTCGCCGGCTGGCGGTGCCATCGCGGCATTCTCTTCGATATCAGCCCAAAGGCCTTCACACCGCCGCCCAAGGTGACATCGGCCGTCGTGCACCTGACACCAAGGGCGGATCCCCTGCCCTGCGACCTGAAGTGCCTGGAGAGGATCACCGCTGCGGCCTTCGGCCAGCGCCGCAAGATGTTGCGCGCCAGCCTCAAGCCGCTCTCACGCGATGCGGAACGCCTGATCGAGGCAGCCGACATCAAGCCGACAGTGCGCGCGGAGGAAATCGATATCGAGGGATTTGTCCGCCTGGCGAATACGTTTCCCCAATCGCCAGCGGTGTAA
- the gmk gene encoding guanylate kinase: protein MTATPAGTTVSAEQAEQQRRGLMLVLSSPSGAGKSTIARLLLDKEDNLELSISVTTRPRRSSEVDGVHYNFLDAKRFEQMRAHDELLEWAEVHGNYYATPRGPVEDAIESGRDILFDIDIQGTFQLYEKMRSDVVSVFILPPSIAEMKSRLFRRAEDADEIIAKRMKTAVGEMRHWSEYDYVVVNDDLERAYENVRAILRAERLKQFRSPKIGPLIQGMVDDLETELGDKS from the coding sequence ATGACCGCGACACCTGCAGGAACCACCGTCAGCGCAGAGCAGGCGGAACAGCAGCGCCGGGGGCTGATGCTGGTGCTGTCATCTCCCTCAGGGGCGGGCAAGTCCACGATCGCCCGATTGCTGCTCGACAAGGAAGACAATCTGGAACTGTCCATTTCCGTGACGACGCGCCCGCGTCGCTCCAGCGAGGTGGACGGGGTTCACTATAATTTCCTGGACGCGAAGCGTTTCGAGCAGATGCGCGCGCATGACGAGCTTCTGGAATGGGCGGAAGTTCACGGCAACTACTACGCGACACCGCGCGGCCCGGTCGAGGATGCCATCGAGAGCGGCCGCGATATCCTCTTTGACATCGACATCCAGGGCACGTTTCAGCTCTATGAAAAGATGCGTTCGGACGTGGTGTCCGTATTCATACTGCCGCCATCCATCGCGGAGATGAAATCGCGATTGTTCCGGCGGGCCGAGGATGCCGACGAGATCATCGCAAAGCGTATGAAGACAGCCGTTGGTGAAATGCGCCACTGGTCCGAATACGATTATGTGGTTGTCAACGATGACCTGGAACGTGCTTACGAAAACGTGCGCGCTATCCTGAGGGCGGAGCGTTTGAAGCAGTTCCGCTCACCGAAGATCGGCCCTCTCATCCAGGGCATGGTGGATGACCTGGAAACGGAGCTCGGCGACAAGAGCTGA
- the fabD gene encoding ACP S-malonyltransferase produces MTIAFTFPGQGSQSVGMGKVLADTFPEAKAVFDEVDDALGQKLSDVMWNGPEETLTLTANAQPALMAVSLATMRVLEAKGLDLKESVAFVAGHSLGEYSALAAAGSLDIATTARLLRVRGDAMQNAVPVGMGAMAALLGLDFDVTVEVAQEAAQGEVCQAANDNAPGQVVVSGHLAAVERAVEIAKAKGARRAVMLPVSAPFHCSLMSPAADAMSDALANAEIRSPAVPLVANVLAEPISDPSDIRVRLVEQVTGTVRWRESVLWLAGQGVDTFVEVGTGKVLSGMIRRIHKESTGMAVNTPEDIDALIEKLGG; encoded by the coding sequence ATGACCATAGCGTTCACATTTCCAGGCCAGGGCAGCCAGAGCGTCGGAATGGGCAAGGTGCTTGCCGATACCTTTCCCGAGGCAAAGGCCGTCTTCGATGAAGTGGACGACGCGCTCGGACAGAAACTGTCCGACGTCATGTGGAACGGCCCGGAAGAGACACTGACGCTGACGGCGAACGCCCAGCCCGCGCTGATGGCCGTCAGCCTCGCCACCATGCGTGTGCTGGAGGCAAAAGGACTGGACCTGAAAGAGAGCGTCGCCTTCGTTGCCGGACATTCGCTGGGAGAATACTCGGCGCTGGCCGCTGCGGGCAGCCTCGACATCGCAACCACCGCCCGTCTGCTCCGCGTGCGCGGGGACGCCATGCAGAACGCCGTTCCGGTCGGGATGGGGGCGATGGCGGCCTTGCTCGGTCTGGATTTCGACGTTACCGTTGAAGTCGCCCAGGAGGCCGCGCAGGGCGAGGTCTGCCAGGCAGCCAACGACAACGCTCCTGGCCAGGTGGTGGTTTCCGGCCATCTTGCCGCCGTTGAGCGCGCGGTCGAGATTGCCAAGGCAAAGGGTGCCCGGCGCGCCGTGATGCTGCCGGTCAGCGCACCATTTCACTGCTCCTTGATGTCACCGGCCGCAGACGCCATGTCAGATGCGCTTGCGAATGCCGAAATCAGGTCGCCGGCGGTGCCGCTCGTTGCCAATGTCCTGGCCGAACCGATCTCCGATCCGTCGGACATTCGCGTGCGGCTGGTCGAGCAGGTAACCGGTACCGTTCGCTGGCGCGAAAGCGTGCTCTGGCTTGCTGGTCAGGGCGTCGACACCTTTGTCGAGGTCGGCACCGGCAAGGTGCTTTCGGGCATGATCAGGCGCATTCACAAGGAATCGACGGGCATGGCCGTGAACACGCCCGAAGACATTGACGCGCTGATTGAGAAACTCGGCGGATAG